Proteins encoded in a region of the Methylosinus trichosporium OB3b genome:
- a CDS encoding ferredoxin family protein — MSTQVARVEEKLFQNRYLVDQGKPHIVVQPHTTPSKNLLAMTKICPAGCYEQTASGQVEITPDGCLECGTCRVLCEPQGDIVWNYPRGGYGVLFKFG; from the coding sequence ATGTCGACGCAAGTTGCGCGAGTCGAGGAGAAGCTGTTCCAGAACCGCTATCTCGTCGACCAAGGAAAGCCCCATATCGTCGTGCAGCCGCACACGACGCCGTCGAAGAATCTGTTGGCGATGACCAAGATCTGCCCCGCCGGCTGCTATGAGCAGACGGCCTCCGGACAGGTCGAGATCACGCCGGATGGCTGCCTCGAATGCGGCACCTGTCGCGTCCTGTGCGAGCCGCAGGGCGATATCGTGTGGAATTATCCGCGCGGCGGCTATGGCGTGCTGTTCAAATTCGGCTGA